Proteins from a single region of Chromobacterium sp. ATCC 53434:
- a CDS encoding short chain dehydrogenase — translation MKILLVGANGTIGRAVRQALSHHQILAAGRDSGELRIDISQPDSIHALFERTGNVDAIVCAAGLLHLGPLVEMTPEQFRVGLDSKLMGQVNLALIGQHFLNAGGSITLTSGMGNEIPLRHGSNACAVNAAIEGFARGASVELAAGLRINAVCPNVLQESWEPLQSYFPGFEPVPAARVALAYQRSIEGVETGQVFKVW, via the coding sequence ATGAAAATACTGCTAGTGGGCGCGAACGGAACGATAGGACGCGCGGTGCGACAAGCGCTGTCCCACCATCAAATCCTGGCCGCCGGTCGCGACAGCGGAGAGCTGCGCATCGACATCAGCCAGCCTGACAGCATACACGCGCTATTCGAACGCACAGGCAATGTCGACGCCATCGTCTGCGCCGCCGGCTTGCTGCACTTGGGTCCGCTCGTCGAGATGACGCCCGAGCAATTCCGCGTCGGCCTGGACAGCAAATTGATGGGCCAGGTCAACCTGGCGCTGATCGGCCAGCATTTCCTCAACGCCGGGGGCTCCATCACGCTGACCAGCGGAATGGGCAACGAAATCCCGCTGCGCCACGGCAGCAACGCCTGCGCCGTCAACGCCGCGATAGAAGGCTTTGCGCGCGGCGCGTCCGTGGAGCTGGCGGCGGGGCTGCGCATCAACGCGGTTTGCCCAAACGTGCTGCAAGAGTCCTGGGAGCCCTTGCAAAGTTACTTCCCGGGTTTCGAGCCGGTGCCGGCCGCCCGAGTCGCCCTCGCCTACCAACGCAGCATAGAGGGCGTGGAGACCGGTCAGGTTTTCAAAGTCTGGTAA